In one Prosthecobacter debontii genomic region, the following are encoded:
- a CDS encoding efflux RND transporter periplasmic adaptor subunit, with protein MIHPFGYRFCLFVTALWAIASVGRAESVTGLLLPLQEVKVGTPVEGLVKEVMVDEGDTVTVGQPLVRLVDDLEKMDVERAEKILEKAKFDHEAAQKLLKQDIGTKEEALRKSIEYDLAKIQRDASVVRLQQKTLQSPIQGVVVHRGKEPGESVQLHEVLLQIVHIQKVEAQFYLEPEQIGSLKTGVQQKLHVPSITGSPEVIGRIVFLDPRLDAESGLYRVKLELDNPDLKLKPGMRVEADFAKP; from the coding sequence ATGATTCATCCTTTTGGTTACCGATTTTGCCTGTTTGTCACCGCTCTATGGGCCATTGCCTCAGTGGGCAGGGCAGAGTCTGTGACCGGCTTGCTGCTGCCTCTCCAAGAAGTGAAGGTGGGCACGCCGGTGGAAGGCCTCGTCAAAGAAGTCATGGTGGATGAAGGGGATACTGTGACGGTGGGACAACCTCTGGTGCGGCTGGTGGATGATCTCGAAAAGATGGATGTGGAGCGTGCGGAAAAGATCTTGGAGAAGGCCAAATTTGACCACGAAGCCGCGCAGAAGCTGCTGAAGCAGGACATTGGCACGAAGGAAGAGGCCCTGCGCAAAAGTATCGAATACGACTTGGCCAAGATTCAGCGGGATGCCTCTGTGGTAAGGCTCCAGCAAAAGACCCTGCAATCCCCAATCCAAGGTGTCGTGGTGCATCGGGGTAAGGAGCCCGGGGAGTCGGTACAATTGCACGAAGTGCTGCTCCAGATCGTGCATATTCAGAAGGTGGAGGCTCAGTTTTATCTGGAGCCTGAGCAGATCGGCAGCTTGAAAACTGGGGTGCAACAGAAGCTGCATGTGCCTTCCATCACGGGCTCTCCCGAGGTGATCGGTCGAATCGTTTTTCTCGATCCTCGGCTGGATGCGGAGAGCGGCTTGTATCGGGTCAAGTTAGAACTGGATAATCCGGACCTGAAGTTAAAACCCGGCATGCGTGTTGAGGCGGACTTCGCCAAGCCCTAG
- a CDS encoding RDD family protein: MSEVNPYLPPQADIIPPSDPTTQPLASPWIRLVAQIVDGLIAGGITAVCQLIAGYYTRVSAGTVSMLEPFLWSLLTMAIILGINWNFLLQGQTIGKKVMKIRIVRKSGAPIDRTRILTHRLLPVWVASVIPIIGGIAVIVDALCIFRSGHNTLHDDIADSKVVTA; encoded by the coding sequence ATGAGCGAAGTTAATCCCTACCTGCCCCCTCAGGCCGATATCATTCCACCTTCAGATCCCACCACGCAGCCGCTGGCATCGCCGTGGATCCGCCTGGTCGCTCAAATCGTCGATGGCCTGATTGCAGGCGGCATCACGGCGGTCTGTCAGCTCATCGCCGGCTACTATACCCGCGTCTCTGCGGGCACCGTCAGTATGCTGGAGCCCTTTCTGTGGAGCCTGCTCACCATGGCCATCATCCTCGGCATCAATTGGAACTTCCTGCTCCAAGGCCAGACCATTGGCAAAAAGGTGATGAAGATCCGCATTGTCCGTAAAAGTGGCGCGCCTATCGACCGCACCCGTATCCTCACGCATCGGCTTTTGCCTGTGTGGGTGGCATCCGTTATCCCCATCATCGGCGGCATCGCCGTCATCGTCGATGCCCTGTGCATCTTCCGCAGTGGTCATAACACCCTG